One window from the genome of Cardiocondyla obscurior isolate alpha-2009 linkage group LG04, Cobs3.1, whole genome shotgun sequence encodes:
- the LOC139101959 gene encoding odorant receptor 49b-like — protein MADRSENFVDPDTGAHTQNIECLWRDIWHGIPKYGTREYHYSTNVARAIYESLWYNQNKSFKKNVYFILLRSQTPTTVSVSSILPALSLQYFASYVATAFSYLMTLRVVFVEDNGIKE, from the exons atggcagaCAGGAG TGAAAATTTTGTGGATCCTGATACAGGCGCTCACACTCAAAACATTGAATGTTTATGGCGTGATATTTGGCATGGAATACCAAAATATGGAACTCGCGAATAtcattat agtACCAATGTTGCACGAGCAATTTACGAGTCTTTGTGGTACAATCAAAACAAGAGttttaaaaagaatgtttattttatcttgCTAAGAAGCCAAACACCAACGACCGTCTCTGTTTCCTCCATCCTTCCAGCTTTATCATTGCAATATTTTGCATCg tatgTTGCTACAGCTTTTTCGTATTTAATGACGTTACGAGTAGTATTTGTGGAGGATAACGGAATCAAggaataa